Proteins encoded together in one Penaeus vannamei isolate JL-2024 chromosome 11, ASM4276789v1, whole genome shotgun sequence window:
- the LOC113812978 gene encoding C-type lectin domain family 7 member A, translated as MTRVMRILLSVAGLAAVLPVGQATPPSSRVQNVPRNPPACTLPYHNIGGHCLLIDDLLLGSWERMSTFCVDFGGTLANLYDANVLTAAIAYMDEHGLRDRCFWVGASDAADEGVWRWTDGNLVRRGTPLWGDLADEVQQPTGGTAENCGLLLFGDHHFLHDADCSEEHAVICEQVETQAVHHKSPKIDCPLPYQYIGGRCLFVNPFGTKSWGDMNAYCQNMGGHMAKLDDANLLGYVFDYLTGNEGLGDVFYWIGATDAATEGEWLWHDGTRVTMGTPFWGDAPSGNQAPDGGEDHDCAFLKPTDHFFFNDYLCEGDNTHSFGVICEY; from the exons ATGACTCGTGTGATGCGTATTTTGCTCTCCGTGGCGG gGTTAGCGGCCGTTCTTCCCGTCGGCCAAGCGACCCCCCCCTCGTCCAGAGTTCAGAATG TGCCCCGAAATCCACCCGCGTGCACCTTGCCCTACCACAACATCGGGGGCCACTGCCTGCTGATCGACGACCTCCTGCTGGGGTCGTGGGAGCGGATGAGCACCTTCTGCGTGGACTTCGGCGGCACCCTCGCCAACCTGTACGATGCCAATGTACTCACGGCCGCCATCGCCTACATGGACGAGCACG GCCTCAGGGATCGGTGTTTCTGGGTGGGCGCCTCCGATGCCGCCGACGAGGGCGTGTGGCGCTGGACGGACGGCAACCTGGTGAGGCGGGGGACGCCCTTGTGGGGGGACCTGGCCGACGAGGTGCAGCAGCCGACGGGGGGGACGGCGGAGAACTGCGGCCTCCTGCTGTTCGGGGATCACCACTTCCTCCACGACGCCGACTGCAGCGAGGAGCACGCGGTCATCTGTGAGCAAG TTGAAACACAGGCTGTACATCATAAGTCGCCTAAAATAG ACTGCCCGCTCCCTTACCAGTATATCGGCGGCCGCTGCCTCTTCGTTAACCCTTTCGGCACCAAGAGCTGGGGCGACATGAACGCCTACTGCCAGAACATGGGCGGACACATGGCCAAGCTCGACGATGCCAATCTGCTTGGCTACGTCTTTGATTACCTTACCGGCAATGAAG GCCTGGGCGACGTGTTCTACTGGATCGGAGCCACGGACGCCGCGACGGAGGGCGAGTGGCTCTGGCACGACGGCACCCGCGTCACGATGGGCACGCCCTTCTGGGGGGACGCGCCCAGCGGGAACCAGGCTCCCGACGGCGGCGAGGACCACGACTGCGCCTTCCTCAAGCCCACCGACCACTTCTTCTTCAACGACTACCTGTGCGAGGGCGACAACACACACTCCTTCGGCGTGATCTGCGAGTACTAG
- the LOC138863328 gene encoding uncharacterized protein produces the protein MRKDDLDGRRRTPTGHWRDTPTGDAEGGRRRTLEGHRQGTPKGHTDGGRRRTLEGHRQGTPKGHTDGGRRRTLEGHRRGTPTGDADEGHRRDTPTGDADEGHRRDTPTGDADEGHRRDTPTGDADEGHRRDTPTGDADDGHRRDTPTGDAEGGHRRGMPRLPGSLGHALTPTDGVHDPQSLEKNNDG, from the exons ATGCGTAAAGACGA CTTGGACGGACGCCGAAGGACACCGACGGGACACTGGAGGGACACACCAACTGGGGACGCCGAGGGTGGACGCCGAAGGACACTGGAAGGACACCGACAAGGGACACCGAAGGGACACACCGACGGGGGACGCCGGAGGACACTGGAAGGACACCGACAAGGGACACCGAAGGGACACACCGACGGGGGACGCCGGAGGACACTGGAAGGACACCGACGAGGGACACCGACGGGGGACGCCGACGAGGGACACCGGAGGGACACACCGACGGGGGACGCCGACGAGGGACACCGGAGGGACACACCGACGGGGGACGCCGACGAGGGACACCGGAGGGACACACCGACGGGGGACGCCGACGAGGGACACCGGAGGGACACACCGACGGGGGACGCCGACGATGGACACCGGAGGGACACACCGACGGGGGACGCCGAGGGTGGACACCGACGGGGGATgccgag GCTCCCAGGCTCCCTAGGACACGCCCTCACACCCACGGACGGAGTGCATGACCCACAATCgttagagaaaaataatgatggataa